The region CATTTCGAAGAGAAatgtaagtatttttttaaaacttaatctTCATTTGTTGCCATTTAACTGTCGTTTGACCTACACTACACAGAATCAATGCGATTTTTTTGCTTGGGTGGATAACGACATGGCCTATCAGATGACGATGGTCAGGAATTTGAAAAGTGAGGTTAATGGCATGACTGAAGAACGCAACAAAGCTCTACTGGAACTAGTTCATGCCCACACTCAGGTGGCGGCTAAAACTGACGAACTGGAGCAACTTAATGAGGCCTTCGAGGGATTGAAGGAGTCCATTGAGATGTACCACGAAGAAAATGTGCTTATGATCCAGGATAGTGGTCTGCAACTTATGGAGATAAACACTCTGAAGAAACACGTCAAGCTGATGGAAGTCAAGTGCTCAGACATGGAGAGGAAAAACAAGATCATGAGGCTTGGTTTTTTTGTGGCATTTGCAGTTGCCGGTTGCAGTTTATCCGTTGCTTGTTTGAAGAAAAAATGATGCATTTTCTATTAAGTGACAATGGCTTGTGTTTGTGCAGTGTTGTTAGTAAACTGCGTTccaataattttttgtattatcttAAACTCATTTAATTTGCTTGTTGGGAAAACTTTGTgtgattcaaaaatttaaattacagtACTGTCGTTGATTACATAATTTAAGTGAAGGTGCTGtctttcataattaaatataagttcAGGTGCTGTCTTTCATAATTGGTCGAAATGTCAAGGGCTATATTAGACTTCACAGACAAATAAAccgccaaaaaaatgaaaacttaaTGGCAAAGATTAGCAATGGGTTTTCCAAGAAACCCTTTCATTACACCCGTTCCATCAGTTGTATTGTTTCAATGCAGCCTCTTCGTTAACCACAACCACTAACACAAAGGGCATGTAAAGAAATTGAAGAGTCATGATGgtaacttatttaaataggCAACCACAGCAACTGATTCAACCATTTCAGATTACACAAATTGTTCTTATTCTCAGAAAAACCAGAAGATGTCCGATAATATTGTTGTGTCTTCACTTAATATGGAACTCATGGATTGCCCAATATGCTGTGAACCCTTAACAACTCCAATTATTCAGGTTTTTAcccatttatttatctttaccgtttactgttatttatttctgtaattgtattgtttaataattgtattttttctgTAACTATATTTAGTGTGAAAATGGGCATGCAACATGCAACTCATGCTCGGAGAAGACTCAGAAGTGCCATTCTTGCACCCTGCCTATCAGAAGAATGAGGAACCGGATTCTTGAAGATGTTGCTGACTCTTTGAGAGTTTGTTGCTCGTTCAAGAATTATGGATGCCCAGCAACTGTGAGGTACCCCGAAAAGAGCAACCACGAAAAGTTCTGTTCTTTCATAGAGTGCTCATGCCCCATTGAAGTTTGTAATGTTAAGGGAACCTCTGAAATGATTTATGCTCACTGTAAAGTGATGCATAAAGATTTTGTGAAGCCGTTTGTTTTTGGTCGTAAATTCCCTGTTTCTGTTCGGCTGAATGATAATTTCTTTATTCTCCAAGAGGAAAACACAGACATTGTGTTTGTTCTGAACAACACAACGTGTTCTTATGGGAATATTCTTACAATCTGTTGTCTTGCACCGTCACAAGCTGGATGCTGCCCCTATGAAATTGAAGTGAATGCCAACTCAAGTCACAAGTTTCACAGTACTACCCAGAACATTCAAGGCACCGGCAATTACTATCGTTCTTTTTCAGGGTTCCTTCTTGATAGTGACCACGAATTTTTTGCTGACGGTATGATCAAGATGGAGTTTTGTGTTTATCGCGCACCGGAGCTTGCTTAAGAGGATGACCTGTTTATGTAGTcttgtttatgtattttttggttaattttggtgaagatggatatttttgttcttgtttttgttcttgttcagggttaattttggtgaagatggatgttaatgtaatttttttctaaacgttctgaaatgtttgaatatttaatgaagTCAATTATTAATCTTACTTTTATGCTTGTTTATATGTCTTTACGaattatattttacatgttCTGTAAGTAGTGTAAGTAATGTATGTTCTATaagttttatgtatatttttttgtccAGCGTAACAAATATCAGGGTCCACTActcaatccattttaaaaagTCAGGGACCTTATGTGAACAAAAGTATAAGAATGAAAGACAGTGGTCATGCATGAACCATACGTATTTCATTTCtctaaaactaaatttataaaatttccaaCATATAAGTGTCTTTGAATAAAATAACAACATATCAGGAAATAATAAGCAATGCTAAATTATGAAATAGCacatataaaaaacatataagtgttttaaaataaaataacaacaatatccgGAAATACAAAACAACGCTACATTTATTTGTTCtttcgtttttatttgttcttctGTTTTTTGCTGCACCCTTCTTCTGGACCTTCAGCCACATCAGATGGGCCTTCAGCAGCAGCAATCTCCACTTCCAAGGCTTCTACTTGGCCCTCATCTTCAGTGCCGTACCACTCTAGCAACAATAATTCATCACCTGGACCTTCTTCAACTCCCGCGGCATCTTCAACTGCCTCCACTGGACCATCTTCAACTGGCTCAAATggaccatcttcttcaatttctttcaaTTCTAACTTGGGTCCACTCTCAGGCACCAAATTATGCACATCATCAGAGGTTAAATATCGAACGTAGACATCAACCACACCTTCTTTTAGTGCAGCCCTTGCCATCTCCTCAACATCTCTATCATGTTCAAGAGGTTTTATCCCTCGATGATAGTCCAACTCTGGCTGCCTCCAATAATACATAACCAGCCCCTTCACTCCAATTTTTTTGGCCCACAAATCAAGCCTATTCAGTGACAGTTGGGAAATGTCAAAACATCTTGCACACACGTCGCCCCACAAATAACCACCTTCTCCAAATTCTCCATCATAGTGCAGAACAATTTCCAGGATCTGAGAATCCACTTCCACAGTACGGGCTGTTCAAACAAACAATATGGAGACATTCATTCACAGACAttatgcaaaacaaatcaacaaattttACAACCAACTTGAGAAGACTCCCCCCAAAAAACATACCCATAAACctaaaaatttacaataaacctaaaatcacaatttcaaGTACCCAAAAACACATACCCAAAAACCAACAAAATTACCCtaaacactaaaattaaaattcgaacCTGGCCGTTTCTTCCCTTTCGTCTCATCACTGCCGAAGAAGATCTTTTCTTTTCCCATTATCTTCTTAGCCTGTTTTACCATATAAAGATATCAATACCAAAAAAGTGTGCACATGACAGTAACTTTACAAAAATTGATCaaccattttttttcatacccGGATTTGTTCTTCCTCGAAATGCAACGCAGGCGAACTACAGAACGAGAGAAAATGAAGAGCAACCAAACGACGATGACAAACGTCTAGGTCAGAGGAGATGGGAAATAGAAAAAGActgatttcaaaaacaaatataatgaagaagaaagagtatgtcagaaagaagatgaaagagagagaaaatttaccgagcggttaatttttttttggattttaaaatttgaaaagtcaacCGACATGTCAGAGGGAGGGACTGTTGCAACTGACAGTGGACAGGTCACGTGGGTCGACAGGTGGCGAGGAAAACGCATGCAAACGATTAAATCGTTGGCGGCGCCgcgattttgtgttttttttctttcagaagggccgtgaatggcgccgccataaaggtcagggggtttagtgaagcttttgaaaggtgagggggtttagggaagcttagtgcaaaggtcgaggaccgtccaTGATTATTAGCCAATAGGCGGGCTTGAacttttataattgtttaaattttaatatatagcaGAAAAGGCTCAGTTCAAAGTCTCGAAGCAGGCTAAAGCCAGCTTTGCATGAAAATGAGCCAAACCCTGCTTGGCGGCCTGAGCCGGCCCAAGCATGGCCCACGAATAGGTCTAGGAGAGCGTAATAATTAATAAGGAAAAAATAACCCaagaaatcaaattgaaaaagagaaaattcATGTAAATGACATTGACAACAGTGACAAAGAAAATCAAATCCTGTTCAAACATAATATGTACAACCCAAACCCAAAATACATGCCAAGTAACAAGCTCAGCAAACACTTAAAAATAAACTAGTTTTGGTTACCCTATAATTGTACCAAACAGCACATATACAGTCTAAAAAGGGCATTTCACAACCAGCAAATACAAGCTCAGCAAAGCCGGGATTCGAACTTCAAACCTATGCCCATGCTGAAAAGCTCCTGGCACAACAACTTTGCCCCGTAAGGTACATTCACCTTCACAATTTCATCAACTGACTCACAAACTCGGCAATACGGACCCCTAATCTTGCGGCCACCAGGCACTGCACGCTGAATCACGTTAGCCATATTCTTGCATTTCCGGCAGATATGCATCTGTGATGAATCACTAAGTGTAAAAAGGCGCTCATGCAGATTGGCCGATGCACCATGAGCTATGAGGCAGTCACGTTCCATTTCACCAAACTTGATCCCACCAAATCGCTTGCGGTCTGCAACTGGTTGTCTGGTGAGTGGGTGGACAGGTCCGGTGTTGCGGAATTTTACTTTGTCTTCAGCCATGTGGATCAATCTCTGGTAGAACGTTGGACCAATGAAGATGAGATTACGACCCATTTCCCCAGTTCGACCACTATAGACCCTCTCATTGCCGGATCTTGAAAATCCAGCCCTGTGATGCACATTAAATAGAGGAAATTATTCAGGCAATCTACAAAAACCGCAAACACGATAATAAACACACAACAAAAAAACACCTAAATCACAATTTTAATAATGCCTTATCACTAAAAAGTACCCAAcattttttgactttttcaaTTTATATCCCAATCttccaaaattttaattctagCCTCATTTCAATAAGTATATTTCAATTGTAGCCTTTTACTCAATTTCTTCCAAAAACATAGGCCATAccttttcaattaattttcatttatgaAAAAAccttataattttatcaattatagcCCAATTTTGATAAGTATCTTtctattgcaaaaaaaaaagaaggaaaaattgccccacaaaataaaaaaaatcagaacgacttggcttttctttttaataaatatgcCTAGTTGGCTACAATTGAAATGTACTTATTGAAATTATGCCAAAATTGACGTTTTTGAAAGGTTAGATATAAATGACAAAGGTCGAAAAGGTGAAGTATTGTTTAGTGATTATACCTTTTAATAAAGCTAATCATTAACAACTTTTGCAAGTTGTGATAGCAGTGCAAATTAGTAAAAGATTGACGAACAAAGTCACCTGTGAAGCTGATCTGTAATAGTTTCAACAGATGGAGTGCAGAAAGGGGTGGCATATTTCATTGAACCACCACAAGCAATTCCCTTTCCCAAAGCTGCCTCTAAAAGTTGTCCCGGAGTTTGTCGTGAAGGAAATGCATGCGGATTTATAACAACATCAGGAACTATTCCCTGTCTTGTAAAAGGGAAGTTTTCTTGGGACTCCAGAAATCCTAGAACACCCTTTTGTCCATGCATGCTTGAAAATTTATCTCCAAGACATGGAGAACGAACCTACACCAATGAATCAGAAACACAATCAATTAGCACATTACATTTTTTGGATGGAATATGATACAGCAAAAGACTTGCACTGTCTAGATGTATGCATTTCATGCATTCATGAAACCAGCATCCGATCGATACAGTTAAAACCACACCGAAATCTCCAAAACTGACCAACATTATACTTTAACTGAAAGTGAACCGACAGAAAGAAAAAACGATCTGGAAACTGAAAAAccagaaacaaatacaaagaatactataattgtttttaaaaaaatcaaatattaggTTTCGGTCAGTTCGGCTAATTTCAGTTTTCCATAGTTAAAACCAAACCAAGAACAGAACAGATCAAAACCGAAACCGGACCGACCGAAGTCATCAGTTAGGTCGGCCGGGCATTTTTCTCAGCCCTAATACACAATTAGTGATCTATGTATGTGATATTTGTACATATTCTAAAAGTGTAACCTTTTTACATATACCTGTCTCAGAGATACAACAGCATAATTTTTTCCCTCATCATTTGATGACAGTATGATTTTCTGGACCATGCCTCTTTCAGTGTGCTTCAATTTTATACTGTGATCAGCTCCGGAATCAGCACACTTCCCAATAATAATATCACCACTCTGAAGATTAGCACCAATAAATGGGAAACCATCATCGTCGAGGCTATCAACGCGTCCAATTTTACTCTGTATCTTTCCAAAATTCACATTGTCTTCAAATTTTCGCCTCTTATCTAAGATTTCTTTATTATCAACGTCCGCCTTATAACTTCTGATATGTTCAGATCGAAACATACCACGTTCTAAAGAAGCCCGATTCATTACTAGTGAATCCTCTTGATTGTATCCTAAGTGGACGTTGACTGCCACGATAGCATTCTGACCATTGTAGAGTTCAGGCTTTGATACCATTCCACTCAAACCTCGCGAGTTTCCTGGTTTTCCAAGGCAATCAGAAGTCATTGTCCGAAAAAGTGGCCTTTGGGGATAATACAATTGATGAGTTAGAGTGTCCACtctaatatttggatttgtagTAGGAAAACCAATTGCTTGTTGAGAATGTTTTTGCGCCTGATATAAAACTCTTCTTGCGTGATCATGATTGGCAAAAGGAATAATTCCGCAACTTAATCCTAATAAGCAGGACATATCAAGTTCGCAATGAGTATAATTCAAAGATTGCTTCCCATCAAGTCCCGATAGGAGACGTTTGATACCCCATGCGGTACTACAATCCTCTTCCTCTTCGGTTCCAACAAACTCAACAATTCCACTGCCCAGAAGTGATTGAAAGGTATAATTTCCACCTTTAAATGATTCTATCTTATGTAAATTCTTAACAACCAAAAGGGGGCGTAAAACCCTTCCAGCATCAGAAAATATGCGTACTTCTCTTTGCTCTGCGTCTATTTTAATTTCCACCTTCCAAAGAAACACAAACAATGTCAAAGGCAGCAGATAAAACACATAAGACAAGGCCAGTATAAGTTTCTTAACCAAAATATGGGCAATTTTAATCATAGCATAAGAATATACCCATCAGTCAAAGACCAAACCACTAGAAAACTAAAGTTTCTTTATAGACTAAGAAGATACCAGCTGATGCAACTTCTTCCTCCGCCGCAGGCGTCTAAGTTTAGAAATAAATAATCGGGAATCTTCACAAACTCCAACCCATTCTCCATTGAGAAATACTTTATGCTTGTCATCCAGCTTCGAATAGGAATCATCGGGAACCTTCTCCATTCCAAGAGAAACCAATTTTTCAGTAAAAGGTTCTGATATGTTAGTGCTAACAATTCCAGTAGCAGCCAAATTCTTTACAAGTCCACAATTTTCACCATCGGGAGTGGAAAGAAAGCAAACCCTACCCCAGTGAGATGGATGCCTGTATGAAGTAATTTATATCAGGAAAAGGAGAAGGCAAGTGCCAAATATCTAATCTGACCAAACCAAGTGCAATCAAATATGATTTTACTATAGCAtttataatctagcatcacagcAAAGTAAGCAAAATCaagaattcaattttttattgtcAAAAACTAGAAACAGAAATATTTTAACACTGACAACTATATAAAACATGACTTTTATAGTTATTAACATATTCTCTCATTTCCAAGTATCAACAGTGAACCACTTAATGAGATTGTCATCCACACACATGGAATTGTGTCTGCCTCATTGCAGCTCCAATAACACATCTCATTTAAGTTTGCTTTTGGCTTTACACTTTTAAAGCATATCAAGAAAGAGAATCGATACATCTCAATTTTAATGCAGAAATAACTTTAAAATTCTAATCACAACCACACAATACTTTTCTCCTTAGAAGATGACAAcactcaaaattcaaaaaatgttGATATTTAGAGTCTAGAAGGAAAAGCTAAAGTTAGTTGCAATCACGTATCCACCATAGATTAGGGTATATAATGTTTAGAAATAGGTGAACAAAATAACCTGCACATCTTAATCATGGCACAAATATGTGTATAACTAACCAATCAAGCGGCTACAGTTTTGTTTTAGCAATAAGTTAGCATAAGAGagacataaacacataaactagAGACTAAATTTCAAGCTCTGAATAACTTACGGAAATCTAGCATCTCCAACCTTCCCTGTGTACTGAACCTGATATCTTGTTTTCCGCAAATCAACCATCGTTTGCAATGGATTTGCACGCCCAAGATTTGCGACAACGCCAGAAATCCTTTCCATTCTCTTATATGGATGCGACCATGCTCCAGTTGAGAACGCTCTACACATACCGTTGGTTATTATGGAAGCatctaaataattttcaattgaCCGCACATCACGATCACCATAGAGGTCTCTTTGCAAAGCCTTGGCCGTGCGCCTTCTTGCATGTGAAATATGATTTCTTAGCTCTCGCTCAAGCAATTCACCAGCTAGATCAAATCTCTTATTTCTAAAACTATCCCTGTTATCACAAGTTCTTTGCCCACTATATgcttgtaaaagagactttaCCATATAGCCTAAAAACCGAGCTTTTTGCCTAAGACCATGGAGACTTGGAAACAAATATAATTGCAAGCAGTCTTCATTTTCTGGAGGTGGAAATGAAGTTGTACGTATCTGTTCATTAATATAATCAAGAGCTGCCTTCCCCCTACGAAACCTATCACATTTCTCGTTGGCATACTGAATCGACGCCATATAAATATTCAGAATCCTGGAATCATCTAAATCATAACCAATGAAATCTACAACTTCTTTATCTGATGAAACACCAAGAGCAAAAAACAATATCCAGAGAGGGATCTCAGTcgacaaaaaaaatacattcaGACCTTTCTTTTCTGCTCTGTTGTCTTCAATTTCAGCAAGCCCCACTAACTTAACACTCAGTCTATTTCTCCTCGCCTCAGACCTGTATGAAACAGCCCATTCTGGAATATTTGAAATCCATAATCTCTTCAAACACAACTGCTCTTGTGCTATGAAAACCTGCATAGTTGCAAAGAAATAGAAATAAGATTTATTATCAACTTTTTGTTCGAGAACTTAACCAGTTAACCTCATAATCATGAACCATAATACAAAATCAGAAACTAAAAATAGATAGACTTACTTTCTCAGCACCCTTGATCACAAAATACCCTCCAAGATCAAAGTCGCAGTCACCTTTCTCAGCTGTTTTCATCCAACAAAGGTCAGACTTGACCATCACAGGTAACCTCCCAATAATGATACTTCTGTTGTCCGTACTAAGAGTTTCTTTATCAACATACTGCTCTTTTCCGGTTTTAAACTTGTCACTTCTAACAACCTTTTGAGAGTAGACCTGGTAAATTTGCAGAAAAATATCACAATGATGTAAAACCATCACAAGAATAAACCCTCAAATGATAGCATCAATAagcaacaaataataataaaaaacggCAAATAGAAAATACCACAGGAATTTTCTGAACTCACCTCAACACTGACATTGACCTTAATCCGCGAAGAATAAGTCATATTCTGAAGGCGAGCATGTCTAGGAAGCATATTATGTTCCTCATTACCAGCCCAAAAACTCGGTTTCTCCAAAGCAACTTCTCCAAATTTAATACAAGCAAACCTCCATTCATTCTCACCCTTTTTCGACGGGTCATAACCCGGCTCGACAAGCAAATCACCAAACGAATCGAAAACCTTCTGTATCCCATTGTGTATAAAATCATTATACGAGTTAATCTGATGACTAATTAAACCATACTCGCTAAAAAACAAACTCATCGCCTTCTTACAAAAATCTTTCAAACCAACTTCCCCTATTTTCTTCAAACAGCTTGCTGTTTCTATCATATCAGAATCAGACAAGTCATCGTCATCATCATCAAAATCAATATCCAAATCCAAATCATCCAGCTTAGTAGAAACCTTGTCACTAATTCTACTACTTGTACCTACATTATCGATATCGTCTTCCTCCATTGCATCAATAAACTCACCCATTTTGCTTACTTAAAATCAAAATCTGCTAATAAAATGAAGCAAGTTTATaaacgaaacaaaatgaaattaaGGGATTGCATTGCATGTAAGAGAAATTGAAACTTACAGTGAATTGTGAGAGCTTAGAACCCTAATAGACCGCTCTGTGAATGATGTGTTAGCAGGTAATGAAATGTACGGACGATTTGGTTAGGGTTTTGAATGATTGGAATTGGTAGCTTTATGAACACACGGAGAAGAGGAGCGAAAATGGCAGTGTACTCAGTACAGTGTCTGTGTGTAGCAGTACGCAACACAACAAGAACGTTTAACTTTGCGCCTGCTTAAATGACGAGAATGCCCTTGCAGAATGTTGGGGGGCAATATCGTAAAATGTCTAATATGGGCTAGGCTTTCTGTGTTGAGCTTTTATGACTCATGAGTCTTTTAAATTGTGTGGTGAGTCTTTTAAATTGTGTGGTGAGtcttttaaattgtcaaaataatttagagaaaattaggataatactctatttcctaaaataatttgatttcctacctcaataaggaaaagatagagaaaatacctcatcattctaatatttttatttttttactctaaagcatgtttatattatgattatacctactttttattaattttttactccaagtatatatttttacttttatcatatgacaactgtcatatttttatatttctttctctctcctctctcatctctcttctttttttcttcttcttcttcttctcctctgTTCTTCatcaattttcttcttcttttttatttcttttcttctccacttTTTTTCTTCTCTGTCGTTCCTTCATTgctccgccgccgtttcttcaTCGCTCCACCGTCGCTCCACCGTTGCTcttctgttttatttttttattttagcgaacttttctttaattcatggtgattattgcgattttttaacattcagatataaataaattacatttgattttttttttcaatttgagatctaaaaatctgcatgaaaaaacgatattatgatgaaaaaaaacgattttctgcacaaaaaacgattttctgcaaaagacagcttctgattatcatatgattatcataacactgcagaaaaaatgattttttataaaaaaaaaaacagtctctgattatcatatgagtatcaatGTATTaccatgttgttatcataacactgcataaagaaagattttttaaaaaattgattatcatgttgttatcactgtattatcatgttgttatcatattataatcatatgataccgagatgataatgtattattgtacctaaatgataatgttatgacaacgacataataataaaattatgataacagtatgataatatgatacctatatgaaaataattacataaaaattatgataacgagatgataatgtgaagaaaatagtatgataatgaagtacAATAAGGTCatgttattatattattatcgTCACCTTatcatcataatttttttgtaattatttttttaatacatgtaccatgttatcatactattatcttcacattatcatcttgttattataattttgtttgtaattatttttttcatacatgtatcatattatcatactattatctttacattatcatctcattatcatattttttatgtgatttgtttacatataggtatcatattatcatactattatcataactttattattttattatcatctggttatcatactggtgtcatgaatctttttataACTCTATCTTCACGTACAttatcatccagttatcataaacttatcataattcattatcatctaattatcatactccagtgttatgataacgatatgataatcagaaactattttatcatatattatcatagatattatcatatatgtaccataaatattatcatctcgttatcatatgataaaacattatcatatgataaaacattatcatatgacactatttctgtaatttttttcttcatgtaagtatcatattatcatactattataagcttatcattatattatcataaaactattatcatactattatcattatcgtacatttatattatcataaccttatcataatcatataatgttatgataacgatacgTTAATACAGTGttattcatatgataatcagacactgttttttagtaaaaaatcaattttctctgtagtgttatgatacttacatgataatgcagtgatgatactcatatgataatcatagGCTGTTTTTTGCAGAAATCGTTTTT is a window of Mercurialis annua linkage group LG2, ddMerAnnu1.2, whole genome shotgun sequence DNA encoding:
- the LOC126668675 gene encoding uncharacterized protein LOC126668675, whose amino-acid sequence is MEGQAKQVVCDCGIPCRMQISSTERNPGRRFYGCSKRNNQCDFFAWVDNDMAYQMTMVRNLKSEVNGMTEERNKALLELVHAHTQVAAKTDELEQLNEAFEGLKESIEMYHEENVLMIQDSGLQLMEINTLKKHVKLMEVKCSDMERKNKIMRLGFFVAFAVAGCSLSVACLKKK
- the LOC126668677 gene encoding E3 ubiquitin-protein ligase SINA-like 10, producing MSDNIVVSSLNMELMDCPICCEPLTTPIIQCENGHATCNSCSEKTQKCHSCTLPIRRMRNRILEDVADSLRVCCSFKNYGCPATVRYPEKSNHEKFCSFIECSCPIEVCNVKGTSEMIYAHCKVMHKDFVKPFVFGRKFPVSVRLNDNFFILQEENTDIVFVLNNTTCSYGNILTICCLAPSQAGCCPYEIEVNANSSHKFHSTTQNIQGTGNYYRSFSGFLLDSDHEFFADGMIKMEFCVYRAPELA
- the LOC126669907 gene encoding uncharacterized protein LOC126669907; protein product: MGKEKIFFGSDETKGKKRPARTVEVDSQILEIVLHYDGEFGEGGYLWGDVCARCFDISQLSLNRLDLWAKKIGVKGLVMYYWRQPELDYHRGIKPLEHDRDVEEMARAALKEGVVDVYVRYLTSDDVHNLVPESGPKLELKEIEEDGPFEPVEDGPVEAVEDAAGVEEGPGDELLLLEWYGTEDEGQVEALEVEIAAAEGPSDVAEGPEEGCSKKQKNK
- the LOC126667793 gene encoding DNA-directed RNA polymerases IV and V subunit 2-like produces the protein MGEFIDAMEEDDIDNVGTSSRISDKVSTKLDDLDLDIDFDDDDDDLSDSDMIETASCLKKIGEVGLKDFCKKAMSLFFSEYGLISHQINSYNDFIHNGIQKVFDSFGDLLVEPGYDPSKKGENEWRFACIKFGEVALEKPSFWAGNEEHNMLPRHARLQNMTYSSRIKVNVSVEVYSQKVVRSDKFKTGKEQYVDKETLSTDNRSIIIGRLPVMVKSDLCWMKTAEKGDCDFDLGGYFVIKGAEKVFIAQEQLCLKRLWISNIPEWAVSYRSEARRNRLSVKLVGLAEIEDNRAEKKGLNVFFLSTEIPLWILFFALGVSSDKEVVDFIGYDLDDSRILNIYMASIQYANEKCDRFRRGKAALDYINEQIRTTSFPPPENEDCLQLYLFPSLHGLRQKARFLGYMVKSLLQAYSGQRTCDNRDSFRNKRFDLAGELLERELRNHISHARRRTAKALQRDLYGDRDVRSIENYLDASIITNGMCRAFSTGAWSHPYKRMERISGVVANLGRANPLQTMVDLRKTRYQVQYTGKVGDARFPHPSHWGRVCFLSTPDGENCGLVKNLAATGIVSTNISEPFTEKLVSLGMEKVPDDSYSKLDDKHKVFLNGEWVGVCEDSRLFISKLRRLRRRKKLHQLVEIKIDAEQREVRIFSDAGRVLRPLLVVKNLHKIESFKGGNYTFQSLLGSGIVEFVGTEEEEDCSTAWGIKRLLSGLDGKQSLNYTHCELDMSCLLGLSCGIIPFANHDHARRVLYQAQKHSQQAIGFPTTNPNIRVDTLTHQLYYPQRPLFRTMTSDCLGKPGNSRGLSGMVSKPELYNGQNAIVAVNVHLGYNQEDSLVMNRASLERGMFRSEHIRSYKADVDNKEILDKRRKFEDNVNFGKIQSKIGRVDSLDDDGFPFIGANLQSGDIIIGKCADSGADHSIKLKHTERGMVQKIILSSNDEGKNYAVVSLRQVRSPCLGDKFSSMHGQKGVLGFLESQENFPFTRQGIVPDVVINPHAFPSRQTPGQLLEAALGKGIACGGSMKYATPFCTPSVETITDQLHRAGFSRSGNERVYSGRTGEMGRNLIFIGPTFYQRLIHMAEDKVKFRNTGPVHPLTRQPVADRKRFGGIKFGEMERDCLIAHGASANLHERLFTLSDSSQMHICRKCKNMANVIQRAVPGGRKIRGPYCRVCESVDEIVKVNVPYGAKLLCQELFSMGIGLKFESRLC